One genomic segment of Leptospira wolbachii serovar Codice str. CDC includes these proteins:
- the dinB gene encoding DNA polymerase IV has protein sequence MKKIIHIDMDAFYASVEQRDFPEMRGKPVVVGGSPHSRGVVCAASYEARKFGVRSAIPCFQAYKLCPDAIFTPPRFEVYKTVSKEIRSIFLEYTDLVEPLSLDEAYLDVTSNKLNIPLASTIAREIRKKIFERTGLTCSAGVAQNKFLAKMASEKNKPNGLYVVLPGEEEKFLNDIPLYSFHGIGKKTYEKLSQLGYTKGSELRKAEESFLVQEFGKMGAVFYRMVRGIDDRDVIPFRDPKSIGVETTFSHDSEDFSYLILTLEALSIELELRMSRKNKQGKTLTLKTKFEDFTVKQKSISSDSVFYLADNLFQQSSNLLATVWKENIDPVKKIRLLGISVTNFISDTINQDQPSLFG, from the coding sequence ATGAAAAAGATCATCCATATCGACATGGACGCATTTTATGCATCAGTGGAACAAAGAGACTTCCCTGAAATGAGAGGGAAACCTGTAGTGGTTGGTGGATCTCCGCATTCGAGAGGAGTGGTCTGTGCCGCTAGTTATGAGGCAAGAAAATTTGGGGTGCGGTCTGCCATTCCTTGTTTTCAGGCTTATAAACTTTGTCCCGATGCTATCTTTACACCACCCAGGTTTGAAGTGTATAAAACTGTTTCTAAAGAGATTCGATCCATCTTTTTGGAATATACCGATTTAGTAGAACCTTTGTCCTTAGATGAAGCTTACTTAGATGTCACATCCAATAAATTAAATATCCCATTAGCCAGTACAATCGCAAGAGAGATCAGGAAAAAAATCTTTGAACGCACTGGGCTCACTTGTTCTGCAGGAGTTGCGCAAAATAAATTTTTAGCAAAAATGGCTTCTGAAAAAAATAAACCTAACGGATTATATGTGGTTCTCCCTGGGGAAGAAGAAAAATTCTTAAATGACATTCCCTTGTACAGTTTCCACGGAATCGGAAAAAAAACTTATGAAAAACTCTCTCAATTGGGATATACAAAAGGATCGGAACTGCGGAAAGCAGAGGAATCATTTTTAGTTCAAGAATTTGGAAAGATGGGTGCGGTTTTTTATCGAATGGTAAGGGGAATTGATGATAGGGATGTGATCCCTTTCCGAGATCCCAAATCCATTGGTGTGGAAACTACTTTTAGTCATGATTCGGAAGACTTTTCTTATTTGATTCTCACCTTGGAGGCCTTATCTATTGAATTAGAATTAAGGATGAGTCGAAAAAATAAACAGGGAAAAACTCTCACTTTGAAAACCAAATTCGAAGATTTTACTGTGAAACAAAAATCTATTTCTTCCGATTCTGTTTTCTACTTGGCAGACAACCTTTTCCAACAATCCTCGAATTTGTTGGCAACTGTCTGGAAGGAAAACATCGATCCAGTTAAAAAAATTCGACTTTTAGGAATTTCTGTTACCAACTTTATTTCAGATACAATCAATCAGGATCAACCTTCACTCTTCGGTTAA